The following proteins are co-located in the Vigna angularis cultivar LongXiaoDou No.4 chromosome 2, ASM1680809v1, whole genome shotgun sequence genome:
- the LOC108321744 gene encoding uncharacterized protein LOC108321744 isoform X1 — translation MDCRVCMAPDSDLWARVGGTGGDSEIAGGFSHESEHDLALMVSDFLENGSSGAESLCSSDSDSGLSDFAQLAERIQICKLSVAQHESELLSVVHSFIRSMNETNLKVMNSGPCYASCIRFYLVNLMRLSGYDAGVCASKWPGRGKVPGGDHEYIDVVVDNHSGSLERLIVDIDFRSHFEIARAVDSYNRILHSLPAIYVGSFARLKQFLGIMEEASRSSLKQNSMPLPPWRSLAYLQAKWQSPCERYVHPGGSDIGDDNCFDHKQCRGHLKRLQSCLQSGKEIERMLKPRNGESNWRMKPERWRHPMFRPI, via the exons ATGGACTGCAGGGTTTGTATGGCCCCCGACTCCGATTTGTGGGCTAGAGTTGGCGGTACCGGAGGCGACAGCGAAATTGCAGGCGGTTTCAGCCACGAGAGTGAACACGATTTGGCGCTTATGGTTAGTGATTTTTTAGAGAATGGAAGTAGTGGCGCCGAGTCTTTGTGTAGCAGTGACAGCGATTCAGGTCTCTCTGATTTCGCTCAACTCGCTGAGAGGATTCAG ATCTGTAAGCTATCAGTGGCCCAGCATGAGAGTGAGTTGCTTTCAGTTGTACATTCCTTCATACGGTCAATGAATGAGACCAACCTTAAAGTTATGAATTCTGGTCCATGTTATGCTAGCTGTATCAGGTTTTATCTGGTGAACTTGATGAGGCTTTCTGGCTATGATGCTGGAGTTTGTGCATCTAAATGGCCGGGTAGAGGCAAGGTCCCTGGAG GTGATCATGAATATATCGATGTTGTGGTTGACAATCATTCGGGAAGCCTAGAACGATTGATTGTTGATATTGATTTCCGAAGCCACTTTGAAATAGCTAGAGCTGTTGATTCGTATAATAGGATCCTGCATTCGCTTCCTGCCATCTATGTGGGTTCCTTTGCAAGGCTGAAACAATTTCTTGGAATAATGGAGGAAGCTAGTAGATCTTCTTTGAAGCAGAACTCCATGCCACTTCCTCCATGGAGATCTTTAGCATACTTGCAAGCCAAGTGGCAGTCACCATGCGAAAGATACGTGCATCCCGGAGGCAGTGACATTGGCGACGACAATTGCTTTGATCACAAGCAATGCCGTGGACATCTGAAGAGACTACAATCCTGTCTTCAATCAGGAAAGGAAATAGAGCGAATGTTGAAACCCAGAAACGGTGAAAGTAACTGGCGGATGAAGCCTGAGAGATGGAGACACCCCATGTTCAGACCAATTTGA
- the LOC108321744 gene encoding uncharacterized protein LOC108321744 isoform X2: MAPDSDLWARVGGTGGDSEIAGGFSHESEHDLALMVSDFLENGSSGAESLCSSDSDSGLSDFAQLAERIQICKLSVAQHESELLSVVHSFIRSMNETNLKVMNSGPCYASCIRFYLVNLMRLSGYDAGVCASKWPGRGKVPGGDHEYIDVVVDNHSGSLERLIVDIDFRSHFEIARAVDSYNRILHSLPAIYVGSFARLKQFLGIMEEASRSSLKQNSMPLPPWRSLAYLQAKWQSPCERYVHPGGSDIGDDNCFDHKQCRGHLKRLQSCLQSGKEIERMLKPRNGESNWRMKPERWRHPMFRPI; encoded by the exons ATGGCCCCCGACTCCGATTTGTGGGCTAGAGTTGGCGGTACCGGAGGCGACAGCGAAATTGCAGGCGGTTTCAGCCACGAGAGTGAACACGATTTGGCGCTTATGGTTAGTGATTTTTTAGAGAATGGAAGTAGTGGCGCCGAGTCTTTGTGTAGCAGTGACAGCGATTCAGGTCTCTCTGATTTCGCTCAACTCGCTGAGAGGATTCAG ATCTGTAAGCTATCAGTGGCCCAGCATGAGAGTGAGTTGCTTTCAGTTGTACATTCCTTCATACGGTCAATGAATGAGACCAACCTTAAAGTTATGAATTCTGGTCCATGTTATGCTAGCTGTATCAGGTTTTATCTGGTGAACTTGATGAGGCTTTCTGGCTATGATGCTGGAGTTTGTGCATCTAAATGGCCGGGTAGAGGCAAGGTCCCTGGAG GTGATCATGAATATATCGATGTTGTGGTTGACAATCATTCGGGAAGCCTAGAACGATTGATTGTTGATATTGATTTCCGAAGCCACTTTGAAATAGCTAGAGCTGTTGATTCGTATAATAGGATCCTGCATTCGCTTCCTGCCATCTATGTGGGTTCCTTTGCAAGGCTGAAACAATTTCTTGGAATAATGGAGGAAGCTAGTAGATCTTCTTTGAAGCAGAACTCCATGCCACTTCCTCCATGGAGATCTTTAGCATACTTGCAAGCCAAGTGGCAGTCACCATGCGAAAGATACGTGCATCCCGGAGGCAGTGACATTGGCGACGACAATTGCTTTGATCACAAGCAATGCCGTGGACATCTGAAGAGACTACAATCCTGTCTTCAATCAGGAAAGGAAATAGAGCGAATGTTGAAACCCAGAAACGGTGAAAGTAACTGGCGGATGAAGCCTGAGAGATGGAGACACCCCATGTTCAGACCAATTTGA